In Arcobacter lacus, a single genomic region encodes these proteins:
- a CDS encoding type I restriction endonuclease subunit R, protein MKHNEDSRVKLPAILHLTRLGYKYLSLRDCGWDENTNIFKDIFITSIKNINSDKDLQDDDILRLYDSISLSLENDDLGKAFYERLTQKSGIKLVDFENFTNNTFNVVTELPYKNGEDEFRPDITLLINGIPLVFIEVKKPNNQEGILAERKRIETRFKNKAFKKFINLTQLMIFSNNMEYDNESSQALQGAFYATTSYSKPIFNYFREEESLDLESLLNPLDDDVENFILKDNNLNVIKSSPEFATNKDPNTPTNRLSTSMLSFDRLAFILKYSIAYVHESKGIEKHIMRYPQVFATKAIKAKLDDGVKKGIIWHTQGSGKTALTFYNVKHLTDYFQQKGVIAKFYFIVDRIDLLDQSKREFSSRGLKVHTISSREDFKKDIKKTTAINNDRGELEITVVNIQKFQDDPDVARANDYNLEVQRVYFLDEVHRSYNPKGSFLANLNESDKNAIKIGLTGTPLLGDDYNSKSLFGNYIHKYYYNSSIADGYTLRLIREEIETNYKIELEKILSSIEIEQGSIVKKDIYSHKSFVEPMFDYIVNDFENSRVMLNDNSIGAMVICESSEQAKMMFEIFNKKYANRNEDDEKLIKKAALILHDIGTKQERKDWVDDFKDGKIDILFVYNMLLTGFDAKRLKKLYLGRVIKKHNLLQALTRVNRTYKDFKYGFVVDFADISKEFDATNKAYFDELQSELGDEIEHYSNMFKSKEEIEFEIEDIKDILFKFETKNAEIFSRQISEIQDVKQVQAIVKALQDAKSLYNLIRLFGHYDILDKLDIGNISWLYNEAQNHLNILNLKNKLETGADTSNILNLALEDIVFMFKKIGEEELILADKLKDTLRKTREALAGNFDKKDAVFISLKEELERLFKNKNLSEVTQDEMNANIGTLNKIYEKIKELNRENELLKTKYNNDPKYVRVHKRLMEKEEFNKNERKIFEALSGVKNDADEKVLSNTEMLNNDSYFERENARFVINRFKNEQKFDLNFDSTKFINSLVVKEYINEFNGVYEW, encoded by the coding sequence ATGAAACACAATGAGGACTCAAGAGTAAAACTCCCAGCAATACTACATCTTACAAGATTAGGCTACAAATATTTATCTTTAAGAGATTGTGGTTGGGATGAAAATACAAATATATTTAAAGATATTTTCATTACTTCCATAAAAAATATAAATAGTGATAAAGATTTACAAGATGATGATATATTAAGGCTTTACGACTCTATCTCTTTATCTTTAGAAAACGATGATTTAGGAAAAGCTTTTTACGAAAGGCTTACTCAAAAGTCAGGTATTAAACTTGTTGATTTTGAAAACTTCACAAATAATACTTTTAATGTAGTAACTGAATTACCTTACAAAAATGGTGAAGATGAGTTTAGACCAGATATTACATTGCTTATAAATGGTATACCTTTAGTATTTATCGAAGTTAAGAAACCAAATAATCAAGAAGGTATATTGGCAGAGAGAAAAAGAATTGAAACAAGATTTAAAAATAAAGCTTTTAAAAAGTTTATAAATCTTACACAACTTATGATTTTTTCTAACAATATGGAATATGATAATGAATCAAGCCAAGCTCTACAAGGTGCATTTTATGCAACTACATCTTACTCTAAACCAATATTTAACTACTTTAGAGAAGAAGAGAGCTTAGATTTAGAATCATTACTAAATCCACTTGATGATGATGTTGAAAACTTTATTTTAAAAGATAACAATTTAAATGTAATAAAATCAAGTCCAGAGTTTGCAACAAATAAAGACCCAAATACTCCTACAAATAGATTATCAACTTCAATGTTAAGCTTTGATAGATTAGCATTTATTTTAAAATATTCAATAGCTTATGTTCACGAAAGCAAAGGTATAGAAAAACATATAATGAGATATCCTCAAGTTTTTGCTACAAAAGCTATTAAAGCAAAACTAGATGATGGAGTTAAAAAAGGTATTATATGGCACACACAAGGAAGTGGTAAAACTGCTTTAACATTTTACAATGTAAAGCATTTAACAGATTATTTCCAACAAAAAGGTGTTATTGCAAAATTCTATTTTATTGTTGATAGAATTGATTTATTAGATCAATCAAAAAGAGAGTTTTCAAGTAGAGGTTTAAAAGTACATACAATAAGTTCAAGAGAAGATTTTAAAAAAGATATTAAAAAAACTACAGCTATAAATAATGATAGAGGTGAACTTGAAATTACAGTTGTTAATATTCAAAAGTTTCAAGATGACCCAGATGTAGCAAGAGCTAATGACTATAATCTTGAAGTGCAAAGAGTATATTTTTTAGATGAAGTACACAGAAGCTATAATCCAAAAGGAAGCTTTTTAGCAAATCTAAATGAATCTGATAAAAATGCTATAAAAATAGGGCTTACAGGAACTCCTCTTTTAGGGGATGACTATAACTCAAAATCTCTATTTGGAAATTATATACACAAATACTATTATAATTCATCAATTGCTGATGGATACACTCTTAGACTTATTAGAGAAGAGATAGAAACAAATTATAAAATAGAATTAGAGAAGATTTTAAGCAGTATTGAAATAGAGCAGGGATCAATAGTTAAAAAAGATATTTATTCACACAAAAGCTTTGTGGAACCTATGTTTGATTATATAGTTAATGACTTTGAAAATAGTAGAGTGATGCTAAATGATAACTCTATTGGAGCTATGGTTATTTGTGAAAGTAGCGAACAAGCAAAAATGATGTTTGAAATATTTAATAAAAAATATGCAAATAGAAATGAAGATGATGAAAAACTAATTAAAAAAGCAGCTTTAATACTACATGATATTGGTACAAAACAAGAGAGAAAAGATTGGGTAGATGATTTTAAAGATGGAAAAATAGATATCTTGTTTGTTTACAATATGCTTTTAACTGGATTTGATGCAAAAAGACTTAAAAAACTATATCTAGGTAGAGTTATTAAAAAACATAATTTACTTCAAGCATTAACAAGGGTAAATCGAACTTATAAAGATTTTAAATATGGATTTGTAGTTGATTTTGCAGATATAAGCAAAGAGTTTGACGCTACAAATAAAGCCTATTTTGATGAGCTTCAAAGTGAGTTAGGAGATGAGATTGAACATTACTCAAATATGTTTAAATCTAAAGAAGAAATAGAGTTTGAAATAGAAGACATAAAAGATATTTTATTTAAATTTGAAACTAAGAATGCTGAAATCTTTTCAAGGCAAATATCAGAAATACAAGATGTAAAACAAGTACAAGCTATTGTAAAAGCACTTCAAGATGCAAAGAGTTTATATAATCTAATTAGACTATTTGGACACTATGATATTTTAGATAAACTTGATATTGGAAATATATCTTGGCTATACAATGAAGCTCAAAATCATCTTAATATTTTAAATTTAAAAAATAAGTTGGAAACTGGAGCTGATACTTCAAACATTTTAAATTTAGCACTTGAAGATATAGTATTTATGTTTAAGAAAATAGGTGAAGAAGAACTTATTCTTGCAGATAAGCTAAAAGATACATTAAGAAAAACTAGAGAAGCATTAGCTGGTAATTTTGATAAAAAAGATGCAGTATTTATATCTTTAAAAGAAGAACTTGAAAGATTATTTAAAAATAAAAATCTAAGTGAAGTTACTCAAGATGAGATGAATGCAAATATAGGAACATTAAATAAGATTTATGAGAAAATAAAAGAGCTTAATAGAGAAAATGAACTTTTAAAAACAAAATACAATAATGATCCAAAATATGTAAGAGTTCACAAAAGATTAATGGAAAAAGAAGAGTTTAATAAAAATGAGAGAAAAATTTTTGAAGCATTAAGTGGTGTTAAGAATGATGCTGATGAAAAGGTATTATCAAATACAGAAATGCTAAACAATGATAGCTATTTTGAAAGAGAAAATGCTAGATTTGTAATTAATAGATTTAAAAATGAACAAAAATTCGATTTAAATTTTGATAGTACAAAATTTATAAATAGCCTTGTTGTAAAAGAATATATAAATGAATTTAATGGAGTATATGAGTGGTAG
- a CDS encoding HsdM family class I SAM-dependent methyltransferase — protein sequence MVDFEIKTKQLIDSLKGICASYGLGNDGNEFKIITQVFLYKFLNDKFAFELKKINKDIANAGKKWEEVYISLSDNDKEMLRFELGAKTAFLNSDHLITTLFNRQHESDFAKLFDDTLRDIAKQNNDIFAVKTDGGTKITLFEQNGLSNFISDESKRDSFCRAIINKLADFSFEQIFKEKFDFFATIFEYLIKDYNKDSGGKYAEYYTPHAVAKIMAAIMVKGNVKNVSCYDPSAGSGTLLMNIAHAIGEDNCTIYSQDISQKSSNLLRLNLILNNLVHSISNIIQGNTMLHPYFKDGNNLKKFDYIVSNPPFKMDFSDFRDDLDTKENKDRFFAGIPKIPAKKLESMAIYSLFLQHIIYSLKPNGKAAVVVPTGFITAQSGIDKSIREYLIEKKMLGGVVSMPSNIFATTGTNVSILFIDASNKEDVVLIDASNLGKTVKDGKNQKTVLQPEEEQQIIDTFNNKVQVDDFSVVVSYDDIKAKNYSFSAGQYFDVKIEYVDITKDEFDAKMKNFSDNLVSMFSESKELEDGIKKQLARLVYE from the coding sequence GTGGTAGATTTTGAAATAAAGACAAAACAGTTAATAGATAGTCTTAAAGGTATTTGTGCAAGTTATGGACTTGGAAATGATGGAAATGAATTTAAGATTATAACTCAAGTTTTTTTATATAAATTTCTAAATGATAAGTTTGCATTTGAGTTAAAAAAAATAAATAAAGATATAGCAAATGCTGGGAAAAAATGGGAAGAAGTATATATTTCTCTAAGTGATAATGACAAAGAGATGTTAAGATTTGAATTAGGTGCAAAAACAGCATTCTTAAACTCTGACCATCTTATAACAACACTATTTAATAGACAACATGAATCAGATTTTGCAAAACTTTTTGATGACACATTAAGAGATATAGCAAAACAAAACAATGATATATTTGCAGTAAAAACAGATGGTGGAACAAAGATAACACTATTTGAACAAAATGGATTAAGTAATTTTATATCTGATGAATCAAAAAGAGATAGTTTTTGTAGAGCAATTATAAATAAATTAGCTGATTTTAGTTTTGAGCAAATATTTAAAGAGAAATTTGATTTTTTTGCAACAATATTTGAATATTTAATCAAAGATTATAACAAAGATAGTGGTGGAAAATATGCAGAATATTACACACCTCATGCCGTTGCAAAAATCATGGCTGCTATTATGGTAAAAGGTAATGTAAAGAACGTATCTTGCTATGATCCAAGTGCTGGTTCTGGAACACTTTTAATGAATATAGCACATGCAATAGGTGAAGATAACTGTACAATTTATTCTCAAGATATTTCTCAAAAATCATCAAATCTTTTAAGATTAAATTTAATTTTAAATAACCTAGTGCACTCTATTTCAAATATCATTCAGGGTAACACTATGTTGCACCCATATTTTAAAGATGGGAATAATCTAAAAAAGTTTGATTATATAGTTTCAAATCCACCGTTTAAAATGGATTTTTCAGACTTTAGAGATGATTTAGACACAAAAGAAAACAAAGATAGATTTTTTGCAGGTATTCCAAAAATACCAGCTAAAAAACTCGAATCTATGGCTATTTATAGTTTATTTTTACAACATATTATTTACTCATTAAAACCAAATGGAAAAGCAGCAGTTGTTGTTCCAACAGGATTTATTACAGCTCAAAGTGGAATAGATAAATCAATAAGAGAATATCTAATTGAAAAGAAAATGTTAGGTGGTGTAGTATCAATGCCAAGTAATATTTTTGCAACAACAGGAACAAATGTTTCAATTCTATTTATAGATGCTTCAAATAAAGAAGATGTAGTTTTAATAGATGCTTCAAATTTAGGAAAAACTGTAAAAGATGGTAAAAATCAAAAGACAGTTTTACAACCAGAAGAAGAACAACAAATCATAGATACTTTTAATAATAAAGTTCAAGTTGATGATTTCTCAGTAGTTGTATCTTATGATGATATAAAAGCTAAAAACTACTCATTTAGTGCAGGGCAATATTTTGATGTGAAGATTGAATATGTGGATATTACAAAAGATGAGTTTGATGCTAAGATGAAAAATTTTAGTGATAATTTAGTTTCTATGTTTAGTGAATCTAAAGAGTTAGAAGATGGGATTAAGAAACAGTTGGCAAGGTTAGTTTATGAGTAA
- a CDS encoding restriction endonuclease subunit S encodes MSKLKDVSILITKGTTPSTIGESFINEGINYVKSESITGSKYLDKNSFAFISEETNSKLKRSQLKENDLLFSIAGAYLGKIAIVRKVDLKANTNQAVGIVRADTTKVNVDYLYYYFSQKQVNEYINKLSSQSSQPNLNLDLLGNLSFDNKTLDIQKKIANILSSLDSKIELNNKINKELEAMGKTLYDYWFVQFDFPDENGKPYKSSGGKMVYNQDLKREIPERWEVKKLQEFLEFEKGIEPGASEYLNLKMNENCVKFFRVGDIQSESSVYIDSTNKNYKIVNERDVIVTFDGSVGKLGFGLKGVISGGLRKIYDKSGKFDNSLIYFIFCDIEIIKTIHRYATGSILLHASSSIEHLKIVFKEEFCLKFQKIVKPIFDQMIQNRKQNQELAKLRDWLLPMLMNGQVRVK; translated from the coding sequence ATGAGTAAATTAAAAGATGTATCAATTCTAATAACAAAAGGAACTACACCATCAACAATTGGGGAATCTTTTATTAATGAAGGTATTAATTATGTAAAATCAGAATCTATAACTGGTTCAAAATATCTTGATAAAAATTCATTTGCATTTATTAGTGAAGAAACAAATTCAAAATTAAAAAGATCTCAATTAAAAGAAAATGACCTATTATTTTCTATTGCTGGTGCATATCTTGGTAAAATAGCAATAGTAAGAAAGGTTGATTTAAAAGCTAATACAAACCAAGCAGTAGGAATAGTTCGTGCTGATACAACAAAAGTTAATGTTGATTATCTATATTACTATTTTTCTCAAAAACAAGTAAATGAATATATCAATAAATTATCTTCTCAATCATCTCAACCAAATCTAAATTTAGATTTATTGGGTAATTTATCTTTTGACAATAAAACATTAGATATTCAAAAAAAAATAGCGAATATTTTATCTTCTCTTGACTCAAAAATAGAATTAAACAATAAAATCAATAAAGAACTAGAAGCCATGGGAAAAACTCTTTATGATTATTGGTTTGTACAATTTGATTTTCCAGATGAGAATGGAAAACCTTATAAATCATCAGGTGGAAAAATGGTTTATAATCAAGATTTGAAAAGAGAGATTCCTGAGAGATGGGAAGTTAAAAAGTTGCAAGAATTTTTAGAATTTGAAAAAGGTATAGAACCTGGGGCTTCTGAATATTTAAATTTAAAAATGAATGAAAATTGTGTAAAATTTTTCAGAGTTGGTGACATACAGAGTGAAAGTTCAGTATATATAGATTCTACAAATAAAAATTATAAAATAGTAAATGAGAGAGATGTTATTGTTACCTTTGATGGTTCTGTTGGAAAATTAGGTTTTGGTTTAAAAGGTGTAATCTCTGGAGGACTAAGAAAAATATATGATAAATCTGGAAAATTTGATAATAGTCTGATATATTTTATATTTTGTGATATTGAAATAATAAAAACAATTCATAGATATGCAACAGGTTCAATATTACTTCATGCAAGTAGTTCTATTGAGCATTTAAAAATAGTATTTAAAGAAGAATTTTGTTTAAAATTTCAAAAAATTGTAAAGCCAATTTTTGATCAAATGATACAAAATAGGAAACAAAATCAAGAACTAGCAAAACTTAGAGATTGGCTTCTTCCAATGCTTATGAATGGGCAAGTTAGGGTTAAATAG
- a CDS encoding MltR family transcriptional regulator, which produces MDKIKKLEEFEHLLVSMTENIIKEFGDETHLESYKNVIEFRKNITLETDRGLVLMSVAYIDERLSVLLEKYFVDDKSIIQTLFDATGPLGTFSSKLKLAYGIGLIPKNVYTDCNKIRRIRNTFAHISKPISFEDEPIKSQTHSLILHGIDGHNRTKVRFTRSIMSILLVIENSIRTIKRCEPKKDFDIEMNKRSLNKIKEFYKENGFENIDEL; this is translated from the coding sequence ATGGATAAAATAAAAAAATTAGAAGAATTTGAACATCTTTTAGTAAGCATGACAGAAAATATAATTAAAGAATTTGGAGATGAAACTCATCTTGAATCATATAAAAATGTTATAGAATTTAGAAAAAATATTACACTTGAAACAGATAGAGGATTAGTACTAATGTCTGTTGCTTACATTGATGAAAGATTATCTGTATTACTCGAAAAATATTTTGTTGATGATAAAAGTATTATACAAACATTATTTGATGCAACAGGTCCTCTGGGTACTTTTTCATCTAAATTAAAACTTGCTTATGGAATAGGCTTAATACCTAAAAATGTATATACTGATTGTAATAAAATTAGAAGAATTAGAAATACATTTGCGCATATATCAAAACCAATTTCTTTTGAAGATGAACCTATTAAATCACAAACTCATTCATTAATATTACATGGTATAGATGGTCATAATAGGACAAAGGTTAGATTTACTCGTTCAATTATGTCAATATTATTAGTGATAGAAAATAGTATTAGAACTATTAAGAGATGTGAACCTAAAAAAGATTTTGATATTGAAATGAATAAAAGATCATTGAATAAAATTAAAGAATTTTATAAAGAAAACGGTTTTGAAAATATTGATGAATTATAA